From the Desulfovibrio sp. UIB00 genome, one window contains:
- a CDS encoding ABC transporter ATP-binding protein, producing the protein MSCIQTRGLAYGQISYKDLDIEEGKATFISGPSGCGKSTLLRLFNKMLAPTAGAVLYQGQDMADIDSIALRREVLLAGQSVFLFEGTVGENFDAFCEARESANLAAEDKLKFLRLCCANFPLDAPCVHLSGGERQRVFLAICLSFLPKVLMLDEPTSALDQETAARFMAQVLAFCRERGMTVVAVSHDPALTERHAENIISLRAEAE; encoded by the coding sequence ATGTCCTGTATACAGACACGCGGTCTTGCCTACGGCCAGATATCCTACAAGGATCTGGACATAGAAGAGGGCAAGGCCACATTTATCAGCGGCCCCAGCGGCTGCGGCAAAAGTACGCTGCTGCGGCTGTTCAACAAAATGCTGGCCCCTACGGCAGGCGCTGTGCTGTACCAGGGGCAGGACATGGCCGACATCGACAGTATTGCCCTGAGGCGCGAGGTTTTGCTGGCAGGGCAATCCGTATTTCTTTTTGAAGGCACAGTGGGCGAGAATTTTGACGCCTTTTGCGAAGCCAGGGAATCCGCCAACCTTGCGGCGGAAGACAAACTGAAATTCCTGCGTCTGTGTTGCGCCAATTTCCCGCTGGATGCGCCCTGCGTGCATCTTTCCGGCGGCGAACGCCAGCGTGTGTTTCTGGCAATCTGCCTTTCATTTCTGCCCAAGGTGCTGATGCTGGATGAACCCACCTCGGCTCTGGATCAGGAAACGGCAGCGCGCTTTATGGCGCAGGTGCTGGCCTTTTGTCGCGAGCGCGGCATGACCGTGGTAGCCGTGAGCCATGATCCCGCCCTGACAGAACGGCATGCGGAAAACATCATCAGCCTTCGGGCAGAGGCAGAATAA
- a CDS encoding ABC transporter permease produces the protein MNGVAQIQLGSFLLVYVLLLVVLAVMKKCRINQAKLLVLASARMTLQLIAAGYALTFLFEHPHPLLTMGYLLILVFFTIYLVLSRNKRLNPRFRVIVSVSIASCGLGIIIFFVTCIVGQSVFDPQYLIPISGMLMGNALTGVSLGLKSFWNGLEGQRARVEALLNIGATPEKVLFPFVCQALETALVPTLNSMLGMGIVVLPGMMTGQILSGTAPTTAILYQITIMVAICACVCLCCFCSLYFGYRTLWNAQKQVAF, from the coding sequence ATGAACGGCGTTGCCCAGATTCAGTTAGGCTCGTTTTTGCTCGTCTATGTGCTCTTGCTGGTGGTGCTGGCGGTTATGAAAAAATGCCGCATCAATCAGGCAAAACTGCTGGTGCTGGCAAGCGCGCGCATGACCCTGCAGCTCATTGCCGCAGGCTATGCGCTGACTTTTCTTTTCGAACATCCGCACCCGCTGCTCACCATGGGCTATCTGCTCATACTGGTATTTTTTACCATCTATCTGGTGCTTTCGCGCAACAAAAGGCTCAACCCGCGCTTTAGGGTAATAGTGTCTGTTTCCATTGCCAGTTGCGGTCTGGGCATCATCATATTTTTCGTAACCTGTATTGTGGGGCAAAGCGTGTTTGATCCGCAATACCTCATCCCCATCAGCGGCATGCTCATGGGCAATGCGCTTACGGGTGTTTCGCTGGGCCTCAAGTCCTTCTGGAACGGCCTTGAGGGGCAGCGGGCGCGTGTGGAGGCGCTGCTGAACATAGGGGCCACACCGGAGAAGGTGCTCTTTCCCTTTGTGTGCCAGGCGTTGGAAACCGCCCTCGTGCCCACGCTCAACTCCATGCTGGGCATGGGTATCGTGGTGTTGCCCGGCATGATGACAGGCCAGATACTTTCCGGCACCGCGCCCACCACTGCCATCCTGTACCAGATAACCATCATGGTGGCTATTTGCGCCTGCGTGTGCCTGTGCTGTTTCTGTTCGCTCTATTTCGGCTACCGAACGCTCTGGAACGCGCAAAAACAGGTGGCTTTCTAG
- a CDS encoding TIGR01777 family oxidoreductase — translation MHVLILGGTGFVGRYMATALMRQGLTVSVVSRRAGKDGNGPRRVVWNGWDGAALAGLLDGVDAIINLQGENIGGGRWTPERKQAIVNSRVETGQALCVALRLRKEQSHHAPATLLQASASGYYGLWQNNAPACDEGAPSGTGFLAETCRQWEQSTVPVEALGIRRCVMRFAPVLGKKADGTPGGFLERMLPPFRMFVGGPLGSGKQPFCWTHLEDVAGAAILLLQRPDLVGTFNICAPRTPRMSEFTHALGKACGRPSWLPVPAPILRLMLGQMADELLLAGQNPVPARLQAAGYAFRQPDLGSALRSVLI, via the coding sequence ATGCATGTTCTCATTCTGGGCGGCACAGGCTTTGTGGGGCGATACATGGCAACGGCACTCATGCGCCAGGGCCTCACCGTAAGCGTGGTTTCACGCAGGGCGGGCAAGGACGGCAACGGCCCGAGACGCGTGGTTTGGAACGGCTGGGATGGAGCGGCTCTGGCCGGATTGCTGGACGGCGTGGACGCCATCATCAATCTACAAGGCGAGAATATCGGGGGAGGCCGCTGGACGCCGGAGCGCAAGCAGGCCATTGTGAACAGCCGGGTAGAAACCGGGCAAGCCTTGTGCGTTGCCCTGCGCCTGCGCAAGGAACAATCCCACCACGCGCCTGCGACCCTCTTGCAGGCTTCGGCCAGCGGATACTATGGCCTGTGGCAAAACAACGCGCCGGCCTGCGATGAAGGTGCACCCTCCGGCACGGGATTTCTGGCCGAAACATGCCGCCAGTGGGAGCAAAGCACCGTGCCCGTTGAAGCATTGGGCATCCGCCGTTGCGTAATGCGCTTTGCCCCGGTGTTGGGCAAAAAGGCGGATGGAACCCCCGGCGGATTTCTGGAGCGCATGCTGCCGCCCTTCCGCATGTTCGTGGGCGGGCCGCTGGGCTCAGGCAAACAGCCCTTCTGCTGGACGCACCTTGAAGACGTAGCCGGAGCCGCCATCCTGCTGCTGCAAAGGCCCGACCTTGTGGGCACGTTCAACATCTGCGCGCCGCGCACCCCCCGCATGAGCGAATTTACCCACGCCCTTGGCAAGGCCTGCGGCAGGCCCTCGTGGCTGCCCGTGCCCGCACCGATACTGCGCCTGATGCTGGGGCAGATGGCCGATGAACTGCTGCTCGCAGGGCAAAACCCTGTTCCGGCGCGGCTACAGGCTGCTGGCTACGCCTTTCGCCAGCCAGATCTGGGTTCAGCCCTGCGGAGTGTGCTTATATAG
- a CDS encoding LysR family transcriptional regulator has translation MTLTQLEIFSTVAARRGFTAAALQLGISQSGVSHAIEALEQEFGVALLRRGKNLELTDVGARLLRQAQAMLGLAESMRQEASDARGMKRGTLRIGSFGPTASLRLLPPVLEKYRAVYPGIEIHVDEGPDGEVAQWLTDHRVDIGFVTLPDERFDTFPLMEDQLVALLPLAHPLAKKNAVTLEELCASPFAMTRAGSEDIIGGLFRALRLHPTIRWRSLQLVSTIAAVARGEAVSIVAESALPSDKAPGYVKKPLRPAARRQVALAVPDARRMSPAAREFIRMAQEVFPHPEQSAARPTKR, from the coding sequence ATGACGCTGACCCAGCTTGAAATATTTTCCACCGTGGCCGCGCGCCGTGGCTTCACTGCCGCCGCCCTGCAACTGGGCATTTCGCAATCGGGCGTATCCCACGCCATTGAAGCGCTTGAGCAGGAGTTTGGCGTGGCCCTGCTGCGACGCGGCAAAAATCTGGAACTTACAGATGTGGGCGCTCGCCTGCTGCGTCAGGCTCAGGCCATGCTTGGGTTGGCGGAATCCATGCGGCAGGAGGCCTCGGACGCACGCGGCATGAAGCGTGGCACGTTGCGCATCGGTTCTTTTGGCCCCACAGCTTCGCTGCGTCTGCTGCCCCCGGTGCTTGAAAAATACCGCGCGGTTTACCCCGGCATTGAAATCCATGTGGATGAAGGCCCTGACGGCGAGGTGGCCCAATGGCTCACAGACCACCGGGTGGATATTGGTTTTGTGACCTTGCCGGATGAACGGTTTGACACCTTCCCCCTCATGGAAGACCAGCTGGTGGCCTTGCTGCCGCTGGCGCACCCGCTGGCGAAGAAAAACGCCGTCACCCTTGAGGAACTCTGCGCCAGCCCCTTTGCCATGACCAGAGCCGGATCTGAAGACATTATCGGAGGTCTGTTCCGCGCGTTGCGCCTGCACCCCACTATCCGTTGGCGCTCGTTGCAGCTTGTGAGCACCATTGCCGCTGTGGCGCGGGGCGAGGCCGTGAGCATTGTGGCGGAATCCGCCCTGCCGTCAGATAAAGCACCGGGCTACGTCAAAAAGCCTCTCCGTCCAGCGGCCCGGCGTCAGGTAGCTCTGGCAGTGCCGGACGCGCGCCGCATGTCGCCCGCTGCGCGGGAGTTTATCCGCATGGCGCAGGAGGTTTTTCCGCATCCCGAGCAATCAGCCGCTAGACCGACGAAACGATAA
- a CDS encoding DMT family transporter has product MSVAKERAGDAAVYVRLALVAVAWGGTFIAGRSLAGVAPMFSASLRFLLASAALSLFLVVSGKGFRRVTVGQALVVTLLGFCGIFSYSFFFFSGLQHISASRAALIVALNPAVMALIAYLFYRERVSALKMLGIALCFGGVALVVGGGDPQRAGAGGSGWLGEALIGGCVLSWSAYSVFCKSVVRQLGPLHTVTYSIYAGTLMLAAYTACTGALDFAAVALFSSGEMLSLLYLGIVGSAVAYIWYYDGIQKIGVARAGVFIALNPLAAVLFGAALLGEQMTLATLLGGALIITGIVVENCRSGAGCAQAAEPPLEVSAETSTKLSGQARG; this is encoded by the coding sequence ATGAGTGTTGCAAAAGAACGCGCGGGGGACGCCGCCGTATACGTGCGGCTGGCTCTTGTGGCCGTGGCCTGGGGCGGGACTTTCATTGCGGGCAGGAGCCTGGCTGGCGTTGCGCCCATGTTTTCGGCCAGCCTGCGTTTTTTGCTGGCCTCGGCGGCGCTGAGTCTGTTCCTTGTGGTTTCCGGCAAGGGTTTTCGCCGCGTGACGGTGGGGCAGGCCTTGGTGGTGACCCTGCTGGGGTTTTGCGGCATATTTTCGTACAGTTTTTTCTTCTTCAGCGGCTTGCAGCACATCAGCGCTTCGCGCGCGGCGCTGATTGTGGCCTTGAACCCGGCGGTCATGGCCCTTATCGCCTACCTTTTTTACCGTGAACGCGTGAGCGCGCTGAAAATGCTTGGCATTGCCCTGTGTTTCGGCGGTGTGGCTCTGGTGGTCGGCGGCGGCGATCCCCAGCGGGCAGGGGCTGGCGGCAGCGGCTGGCTGGGCGAGGCGCTTATAGGCGGTTGCGTGCTGAGCTGGAGCGCCTACAGCGTGTTTTGCAAATCAGTGGTGCGGCAGCTTGGGCCGCTGCACACAGTAACGTACTCCATCTATGCCGGAACCCTCATGCTGGCGGCCTATACCGCCTGCACAGGCGCACTGGATTTTGCCGCTGTGGCGCTGTTCAGCAGCGGCGAGATGCTCAGTCTGCTCTATCTGGGCATAGTTGGCTCCGCCGTGGCCTATATATGGTACTATGACGGCATCCAGAAAATTGGCGTGGCACGCGCTGGCGTATTCATTGCGCTCAATCCCCTGGCGGCGGTGCTGTTTGGCGCGGCCCTGCTGGGTGAACAGATGACCCTGGCGACCCTGCTTGGTGGCGCGCTGATTATCACCGGCATTGTGGTGGAAAACTGCCGTAGCGGGGCCGGATGTGCTCAGGCAGCCGAGCCGCCCTTGGAAGTATCCGCCGAAACGTCTACCAAACTATCCGGGCAGGCGCGGGGCTGA
- a CDS encoding helix-turn-helix domain-containing protein produces the protein MTKSSSRAASCLYDNKAECPILHVFKCIGGKWKLPVLWHLAEKETLRYNELKRTVRGVTNMMLTKCLRELEDFDLVHRMQYNEIPPRVEYSLTERGKTLLPALEALYAWGREHLDFEKNAEKLEAEDCGCQPRACPDSLVDVSADTSKGGSAA, from the coding sequence ATGACAAAATCTTCTTCACGCGCCGCCAGCTGCCTGTACGATAACAAGGCAGAATGCCCCATCCTGCACGTTTTCAAGTGCATCGGTGGCAAGTGGAAACTGCCCGTTCTGTGGCATTTGGCCGAAAAAGAGACCCTTCGTTACAATGAGCTGAAACGCACTGTGCGGGGCGTCACCAACATGATGTTGACCAAGTGCCTGCGCGAGCTGGAAGATTTTGATCTTGTGCATCGCATGCAATACAACGAAATTCCACCCAGAGTTGAATACTCCCTCACAGAGCGCGGCAAAACACTACTCCCGGCGCTGGAGGCGCTGTACGCCTGGGGCCGGGAGCATCTGGATTTTGAAAAAAATGCGGAAAAGCTAGAAGCAGAAGATTGCGGCTGTCAGCCCCGCGCCTGCCCGGATAGTTTGGTAGACGTTTCGGCGGATACTTCCAAGGGCGGCTCGGCTGCCTGA
- a CDS encoding flavodoxin family protein, with amino-acid sequence MKIYAINGGPRKKFNTVKLLQAALDGAAAAPCSETVETEMIHLYDLNYKGCVSCFSCKRVGGKSYGHCAVKDDLPPVLEKLSRADGLIFGSPIYFGNVTGMMRSFLERLMFPFFVYDKEYSSLAPKRMPTAFIYAMNVSSEEMEQYGYLQNLKGMETFVGRLFGEPQVQHVHNTYQFADYSKYKCERFSEPEKAAYRDAHFPQDLEQARRIGAAMVAAAR; translated from the coding sequence ATGAAAATTTACGCCATAAACGGTGGCCCGCGAAAGAAGTTCAATACCGTAAAGTTGCTTCAGGCAGCTCTGGATGGAGCCGCCGCCGCACCCTGTAGCGAAACAGTCGAAACCGAGATGATCCACCTCTACGATCTCAACTACAAGGGATGCGTGAGCTGTTTTTCGTGCAAGCGGGTGGGCGGCAAGAGCTACGGCCACTGCGCAGTCAAGGATGATCTGCCTCCTGTGCTGGAAAAGCTCTCGCGGGCGGACGGACTTATCTTTGGCAGCCCCATTTATTTTGGCAATGTCACGGGTATGATGCGCAGTTTCCTGGAACGCCTGATGTTTCCCTTTTTTGTGTATGACAAAGAGTACAGTTCGCTCGCTCCCAAGCGCATGCCCACAGCCTTTATTTACGCCATGAACGTGAGCAGCGAAGAAATGGAGCAGTACGGCTACCTCCAGAACCTCAAGGGCATGGAAACCTTTGTGGGCCGTCTTTTTGGCGAGCCGCAAGTGCAGCATGTGCACAATACCTATCAGTTTGCCGACTACAGCAAGTACAAGTGCGAGCGGTTCTCCGAGCCGGAAAAAGCCGCTTACCGCGATGCGCATTTCCCACAAGATTTGGAGCAGGCCCGCCGCATAGGCGCTGCAATGGTTGCCGCCGCCAGATAG
- a CDS encoding ABC transporter ATP-binding protein, translated as MLLEVENLYAGYGKIEALHGISFHVNKGEIVTLIGANGAGKSTTLKAVMRLTPPESPTVISGDIRFNGESILKTEPHHVVARLKMDLVPEGRHIFGNLTVNENLKLATWTRKDNNIQRDVDKVFELFPRLKERMHQRSDTLSGGEQQMLAVGRALMTNCSVLLLDEPSMGLSPLLMYDMFRTFKQLNSEGLTVVVVEQNARLALQVADRGYVLDTGSIVAEGSAAHLADTPEIKAAYLGA; from the coding sequence ATGCTACTGGAAGTTGAAAATCTCTACGCCGGCTATGGCAAGATTGAAGCCCTTCACGGCATTTCATTTCACGTGAACAAGGGCGAAATAGTCACCCTCATCGGGGCCAACGGCGCTGGCAAATCTACCACGCTCAAGGCCGTCATGCGCCTCACTCCGCCGGAATCGCCCACTGTTATCAGCGGCGACATCCGCTTTAACGGCGAATCCATCCTGAAAACAGAGCCGCACCATGTGGTGGCCCGCCTCAAGATGGATCTTGTGCCCGAAGGACGCCACATTTTCGGCAACCTCACGGTGAACGAAAACCTCAAGCTGGCTACCTGGACACGCAAGGACAACAATATCCAGCGGGATGTGGACAAGGTTTTTGAGCTTTTTCCGCGCCTTAAGGAACGCATGCACCAGCGCAGCGACACGCTCTCTGGCGGCGAACAGCAAATGCTGGCCGTGGGCCGCGCGCTCATGACCAACTGCTCGGTGCTCTTGCTGGATGAACCCTCCATGGGGCTTTCGCCCCTGCTGATGTACGACATGTTCCGTACCTTCAAGCAGCTCAACAGCGAAGGTCTGACCGTTGTGGTTGTGGAGCAGAACGCCCGCCTGGCGCTCCAGGTGGCAGATCGCGGCTACGTGCTCGACACAGGCAGCATCGTGGCAGAAGGTTCCGCCGCCCATCTGGCCGACACGCCGGAAATCAAGGCAGCCTATCTGGGCGCATAA
- a CDS encoding ABC transporter ATP-binding protein, which yields MALLEMKEVTQRFGGLIALTDFSIAVEDHSLVGLIGPNGAGKTTVFNLASGFYHATEGQIVFNGHTYDTRLEPHQVTAMGMARTFQNIRLWNDMTVLDNICVSQYHRLGYGLLDAWLCNERYSREEKRVRQKASKILEIMELADVANEFPKNLPYGLQRRVELARALSTDPKLLLLDEPAAGLNSSDVDGLIKHIRWIFDEFKIAIWMIEHQMKVVMSLCQHITVVEFGKTIAKGTPQEIQSNPDVIKAYLGDENV from the coding sequence TTGGCACTGCTTGAAATGAAAGAAGTCACGCAACGCTTCGGCGGGCTGATTGCGTTAACGGATTTTTCCATCGCCGTGGAAGACCACTCCCTTGTGGGCCTTATCGGCCCCAACGGCGCGGGCAAAACAACGGTGTTCAATCTGGCATCCGGCTTTTATCACGCCACTGAGGGGCAGATTGTCTTTAACGGCCATACATACGATACACGCCTTGAGCCGCATCAGGTGACGGCCATGGGCATGGCCCGCACCTTTCAGAACATCCGCCTGTGGAACGACATGACAGTGCTCGACAACATCTGCGTGTCGCAATACCACAGGCTGGGATACGGGCTGCTTGACGCCTGGCTCTGCAACGAGCGCTACAGCCGCGAGGAAAAACGCGTGCGGCAAAAGGCCTCTAAGATTCTTGAAATCATGGAGCTGGCAGATGTGGCCAATGAATTTCCCAAAAACCTCCCCTACGGCCTGCAACGCCGGGTGGAGCTGGCCCGCGCCCTTTCCACAGACCCCAAGCTGCTGCTGCTTGATGAACCCGCCGCTGGCCTGAACTCCTCGGACGTGGACGGCCTCATCAAGCACATCCGCTGGATATTTGACGAATTCAAAATCGCCATCTGGATGATCGAGCATCAGATGAAGGTTGTCATGTCGCTGTGTCAGCACATTACCGTGGTGGAATTTGGCAAGACCATTGCCAAAGGCACGCCGCAGGAAATTCAGTCCAACCCCGATGTCATCAAGGCCTACTTGGGCGACGAGAACGTGTGA
- a CDS encoding branched-chain amino acid ABC transporter permease: protein MLPLFVQTVLAILGVLCFGYAIKRAVKQRKIDCLLFLIGGLVLVFAEYFSWIDGYWLSVIKFMGLNVIFATSLNLVNGYMGEFSCGHAGFMCVGAYVGGLISIILFTKNKMLGAPLLPPELAPLLFPLVLAAAGGVAALFGLLVALPSFKTRDDYLAIITIAANYIIISLIINIDFVGGPRGLTGMRGVVRAMENVADIPWMMIWMLLGVMITTMMLYRLVNSTLGKGIPAVCQNEVAAEIMSVNTKRVKLVAFMVSAGIAGVAGALYAHMFSSIYANSFGIMKSTEAMVMVYLGGMGSLSGSVLAAVMFTLLIELLRFALPAMSDLAHMLPFVPNSFNISQEWKWVIIPLILILLMQFRPEGLLGNRELTDVFPKLKRLVSFGKRD, encoded by the coding sequence ATGCTGCCTCTTTTTGTACAAACGGTTCTTGCGATTCTGGGCGTGCTCTGCTTCGGCTATGCCATCAAACGGGCTGTCAAACAGAGGAAGATAGACTGTCTTCTGTTCCTGATCGGCGGGCTGGTGCTTGTTTTTGCCGAATATTTTTCGTGGATTGACGGCTACTGGCTTTCGGTCATCAAGTTCATGGGCCTCAACGTTATTTTTGCCACCAGCCTGAACCTTGTGAACGGCTACATGGGCGAATTTTCCTGTGGTCACGCGGGTTTTATGTGCGTGGGGGCCTATGTGGGCGGGCTTATCTCCATCATTCTGTTCACCAAGAACAAAATGTTGGGCGCGCCCCTGCTGCCGCCGGAACTCGCGCCCCTGCTCTTTCCCCTGGTGCTTGCCGCAGCGGGCGGCGTGGCGGCCCTCTTTGGCCTGCTGGTGGCCCTGCCTTCGTTCAAAACCCGTGACGACTATCTGGCAATCATCACCATTGCCGCCAACTACATCATCATTTCGCTTATCATCAATATTGACTTTGTGGGCGGCCCGCGCGGCCTTACGGGCATGCGCGGCGTGGTGCGCGCCATGGAGAACGTGGCCGACATCCCCTGGATGATGATCTGGATGCTGCTTGGCGTTATGATCACCACCATGATGCTGTACCGTCTGGTAAACAGTACCCTTGGCAAGGGCATACCTGCGGTGTGCCAGAACGAAGTTGCCGCAGAAATCATGAGCGTCAACACCAAGCGGGTGAAGCTCGTGGCCTTTATGGTCTCGGCGGGCATTGCCGGTGTGGCGGGCGCGCTTTATGCGCACATGTTCAGCTCCATCTACGCCAACAGCTTTGGTATCATGAAGTCCACCGAGGCCATGGTCATGGTGTACCTGGGCGGCATGGGTTCACTTTCCGGCTCGGTGCTCGCCGCCGTGATGTTTACTCTGCTGATCGAGCTTTTGCGCTTCGCCCTGCCCGCCATGAGCGACCTGGCCCACATGCTGCCCTTTGTGCCCAATTCGTTCAACATCAGCCAGGAATGGAAGTGGGTCATCATCCCGCTGATTCTCATTCTGCTCATGCAGTTCAGGCCCGAGGGCCTCTTGGGCAACAGGGAACTGACCGATGTGTTCCCCAAACTGAAACGGCTGGTAAGCTTCGGCAAGCGCGACTAA
- a CDS encoding branched-chain amino acid ABC transporter permease, with the protein MDFLLQQTLNALQWGSFYALIALGYTLVYGVLRLINFAHGDIFMVGAYISFFVATYLVSSDGLALSKPMTLWLTIVLTMGLTALVGVTLERIAYRPLRRKGAHRLYVVITALMCGLILENGNLALLGATKRKLPELIDKTVYSIGPLVITNLKVWVIVAAVLVFLFLQTIVTRTKVGMAMRAVSWDRFALPLMGIPLDSVIVVTFVLGSGIAGLGGMLFAMCYPNLEPYMGAMIGWKAFIAAVVGGIGDIRGAFVGGFMLAFVEIMVVAFLPSTYMDLFSFTILLLILWVRPTGIFGMPQTTKI; encoded by the coding sequence ATGGACTTTCTGCTGCAACAGACCCTCAACGCCTTGCAATGGGGCAGCTTTTACGCCCTCATCGCCTTGGGCTACACCTTGGTTTACGGGGTTCTGCGCCTCATCAACTTCGCCCACGGCGATATTTTTATGGTTGGGGCCTACATTTCCTTTTTTGTGGCCACGTATCTGGTTTCTTCCGATGGCCTAGCCCTTTCAAAGCCAATGACGCTGTGGCTGACCATTGTTCTGACAATGGGCCTCACAGCCCTTGTGGGCGTTACGCTTGAGCGCATTGCCTATCGGCCCCTGCGCCGCAAGGGCGCGCACAGGCTCTATGTGGTCATAACCGCACTGATGTGCGGCCTTATTCTTGAAAACGGCAACCTTGCTCTGCTTGGGGCAACCAAGCGCAAGCTGCCCGAGCTTATCGACAAAACCGTGTACTCCATCGGGCCGCTGGTCATCACAAACCTGAAAGTATGGGTTATTGTGGCTGCGGTGCTGGTATTCCTGTTCTTGCAGACCATTGTCACGCGCACCAAGGTGGGAATGGCCATGCGCGCGGTTTCCTGGGACCGCTTTGCCCTGCCGCTCATGGGAATACCGCTCGACAGCGTCATTGTGGTCACCTTTGTGCTTGGCTCGGGCATTGCCGGGCTTGGCGGCATGCTCTTTGCCATGTGCTACCCCAACCTAGAGCCTTACATGGGCGCCATGATCGGCTGGAAGGCCTTTATCGCGGCGGTTGTGGGCGGCATTGGCGACATACGCGGCGCATTTGTGGGCGGCTTTATGCTGGCATTTGTAGAAATCATGGTGGTGGCCTTCTTGCCGTCCACCTACATGGATCTGTTTTCCTTCACCATCCTGCTGCTCATCCTGTGGGTGCGGCCCACGGGCATTTTCGGCATGCCGCAAACGACCAAAATCTAG
- a CDS encoding ABC transporter substrate-binding protein: protein MNLLKVASVCALSLFVGQAAMAAEAPIKIGFPIPLTGEIPKVGEGSKYAAEMLKEEINAKGGLKVGDKMYPLEFIYEDNESKPESAVNVTLKLIERDKVMAIVGPQSSRQAVPAGAVANDEQVPMITPWSTNPDATKDRPWVFRGAFLDPFQAPVAVDFTTKKFNAKKAAVLFEVSNDYSKGLADNFKEAFEKTHGKGSVVAMESHGPKDQDFSAQLTKIIAAKPDFIFVPENYSFAALIVPQARDLGYKGPFMGSDAWGSAELFNLCGKDCVDQFFSTHYTAEGATGKTKEFIDKYKAKYGYVPDDVAALTWDSINIVLQAIQKAGKIDPDLKKERKIIRDNMAGMANFDGITGSMKFDENRDPIKCAVIVRVTETGAFAFVESVCPK, encoded by the coding sequence ATGAATTTGCTGAAAGTAGCGTCAGTTTGCGCCCTGTCTCTCTTTGTGGGGCAAGCGGCCATGGCCGCAGAAGCTCCGATCAAAATCGGGTTCCCCATCCCGCTTACTGGTGAAATCCCCAAGGTGGGCGAAGGCTCCAAGTATGCGGCTGAAATGCTGAAGGAAGAGATCAATGCCAAGGGCGGGCTGAAAGTGGGCGACAAGATGTACCCGCTTGAATTCATTTATGAAGACAATGAATCCAAACCCGAGTCTGCCGTTAACGTGACCCTCAAGCTCATTGAGCGCGACAAAGTCATGGCCATCGTTGGCCCCCAGTCTTCCCGCCAGGCCGTGCCTGCGGGCGCTGTAGCCAATGACGAGCAGGTGCCCATGATCACCCCCTGGTCCACCAACCCCGACGCCACCAAGGATCGCCCCTGGGTCTTCCGTGGGGCCTTCCTTGACCCCTTCCAGGCTCCTGTGGCCGTGGACTTCACCACCAAGAAGTTCAACGCCAAAAAGGCCGCCGTTCTGTTTGAAGTATCCAACGACTACTCCAAGGGACTTGCCGACAACTTCAAGGAAGCCTTTGAAAAGACTCACGGCAAAGGTTCTGTGGTGGCCATGGAATCGCACGGTCCCAAAGACCAGGATTTCTCTGCCCAGCTGACCAAGATCATCGCGGCAAAACCCGACTTCATATTTGTGCCTGAAAACTACAGCTTTGCGGCCCTTATCGTGCCTCAAGCCCGTGACCTCGGCTACAAGGGGCCCTTCATGGGTTCCGATGCATGGGGTTCCGCCGAGCTTTTCAACCTTTGCGGCAAAGACTGTGTGGATCAGTTCTTCTCCACCCACTACACCGCCGAGGGCGCGACTGGCAAAACCAAGGAATTCATCGACAAGTACAAGGCCAAGTACGGCTATGTGCCTGACGACGTTGCCGCTCTGACCTGGGACTCCATCAATATCGTGCTTCAGGCCATCCAGAAGGCTGGCAAGATTGATCCCGACCTCAAGAAAGAACGCAAGATCATTCGCGACAACATGGCTGGCATGGCTAACTTTGACGGCATCACCGGCAGCATGAAGTTTGACGAAAACCGCGACCCCATCAAGTGCGCGGTTATCGTGCGCGTGACGGAAACCGGCGCGTTCGCCTTTGTGGAATCTGTCTGCCCCAAATAG